The following DNA comes from Acidobacteriota bacterium.
TGCAGCGGGCGCAGGTAGTCCTCCAGGTGGAGCGCCCGCCGCACGATCGCCATCGCGACAATGAGCGCCGCGATCCCGCTGAAGATCGCACCGGCGACGAAGTACGGGCCGAAGATCGTCGAGCGCCACATCGGGACCGGCGTCATCGAGAAATCGAACGAGACGATGGTGTGCACCGAGACGGCGACCGGGAGGATCACGATGGCCATGATGTGCATGGCCGTTTCGAGCCGGTTCCACTCGCGCGGGGTGCCGCGCCAGCCGAGCGCCAGCGCGCCGTACATCTTCCTTCGCCAGCCGTGCGCGCAATCGCGCACCAGCGCGAGGTCGGGCACCATCGGCAGGGCGAGGAACAGCGTGCTCCCGATCAGGTACGTATTGATCGCGAAGAAGTCCCACAGCAGCGGCGATCTGAAGTTGGGCCACAGGCCGCGCTCGCCGGGATACGGAAACAGCCAGAAGGCGAGCCACGGCCGCCCGAGGTGAATGACCGGGAACATCGCGCCGATCAACAGCGCGAAGACGGTAATCGCCTCGGCGCCGCGCATGATCGGACGGCGCCAGGTGGCGTTGGACAGCCGCAGGATCGCGGAGATCAACGTGCCGGCGTGGCTGATACCGATCCAGAAGACGAAATTGGTGATGTAGAAACCCCAGAAGACCGGCCTGCGTATTCCCGCCACGCCGATGCCGTGAGTGAGTTGGTACATCCACGCCGCGCCGCCTGCGAGCACCACGATGCCCAACGCCGCGACGATCATGTAGAAGCGCGACGAGGTGTGGAAGAGCGGCCGCAGCAGGTCGTCGGCGACGCGGGAATCGGAGCGGGGCGACAGGGCCTGGCTAGCGGGAGGCGGCGTCATCAGAGGAGTCCCGCGTCAGATAAATCACTTTGGGGAGGGTACCGAGGTCTTCGAGCAGG
Coding sequences within:
- the nrfD gene encoding polysulfide reductase NrfD; its protein translation is MTPPPASQALSPRSDSRVADDLLRPLFHTSSRFYMIVAALGIVVLAGGAAWMYQLTHGIGVAGIRRPVFWGFYITNFVFWIGISHAGTLISAILRLSNATWRRPIMRGAEAITVFALLIGAMFPVIHLGRPWLAFWLFPYPGERGLWPNFRSPLLWDFFAINTYLIGSTLFLALPMVPDLALVRDCAHGWRRKMYGALALGWRGTPREWNRLETAMHIMAIVILPVAVSVHTIVSFDFSMTPVPMWRSTIFGPYFVAGAIFSGIAALIVAMAIVRRALHLEDYLRPLHFDNLGKLLLVMSLLWTYFVFAERLTIWYGNEPSEMAVFWATQRGAYAPLFWTMVACNVLVPFPLLAIGRLRTITGTVVASATVIVGMWLERFLIIVPSLGHKFLPYSWGTYRPTWVEITITAATFAAMALLYVLFSKLVPIVSIWELKAGGRMAASGAPRREGPR